A part of Roseimicrobium gellanilyticum genomic DNA contains:
- a CDS encoding zinc metallopeptidase, translated as MIVLPIILLVIAIGISRFALQRYEQGVTLGARQTVPGALTAAEAARQFLDENEASDVKIVEHNAMVSDYFDPGRRVLFLNKAVMQGTDAASWSVALHEAAHATQQGEEKKALLWRLGNIRLARYAPTVIGIAAIILAFVKRAPRPALFACGVAFFLIAMVNAMSMAVEYNASQRVTAWLERKLRRHSEMLDLFRQILPRVAWRDTGALIRSPMYLLFGVLPVGGRLRPK; from the coding sequence ATGATTGTTCTCCCCATCATCCTGCTCGTGATCGCCATCGGCATCTCGAGGTTTGCCCTGCAACGTTATGAGCAAGGGGTGACACTTGGCGCGAGACAGACAGTCCCGGGAGCGCTGACCGCCGCGGAGGCCGCACGCCAGTTTCTGGACGAAAACGAGGCTTCCGACGTGAAGATTGTGGAGCACAACGCGATGGTGTCGGACTACTTCGATCCGGGGCGCCGGGTGCTGTTTCTGAACAAGGCGGTCATGCAGGGCACGGATGCGGCGTCGTGGTCCGTTGCATTGCATGAGGCGGCGCATGCCACGCAGCAGGGCGAGGAGAAGAAAGCGCTGCTGTGGCGGCTGGGGAATATCCGCCTGGCCCGCTATGCGCCTACCGTCATCGGGATTGCGGCCATCATTCTCGCGTTCGTGAAGCGCGCACCACGTCCGGCATTGTTTGCCTGTGGAGTTGCGTTCTTCCTGATTGCCATGGTGAATGCGATGAGCATGGCCGTGGAGTACAATGCCTCTCAGCGAGTCACGGCCTGGCTGGAGCGCAAGCTGCGCCGGCATTCGGAAATGCTGGATCTCTTCCGGCAGATCCTGCCCCGTGTGGCATGGCGTGATACCGGAGCGCTGATTCGCTCGCCGATGTACCTGCTTTTCGGGGTGCTTCCCGTGGGGGGAAGACTGAGGCCGAAGTGA
- the hrpB gene encoding ATP-dependent helicase HrpB → MSIHVSNLPIEALRQPIVHWFAQAGVRNAVVRSPTGSGKSTQVPQMLLDHGIAGDKRIVVLQPRRIAARMLAARVAKERGAQLGDEVGYQVRFENVSSSKTRILFVTEGVMLRYMLDDPALKNVGCIVIDEFHERHLDGDLCLAWARAVQAEQRPDLRIIVMSATIAPDPLKAFLQPCEIFDSAGRNFPVEVGYRIPMRDKAGYPEAVWDQAALAAEELIARRGLDGDLLVFMPGGHEIRKTIAAMSGRGFSRGFRILPLHGELTPAQQDEVLQPGGSRRIIVSTNVAETSLTIEGVRAVIDSGLARVAAHDVRRGINTLTVQKISRASADQRAGRAGRLGPGVCVRLWPEREHLHRAESELPEIRRLDLSEALLTLEVVAERAGMTFDWFEAPAPEAQQLARTMLESLGAMDRETKSITSLGRKMSSFPLHPRFSRMLLTAMNLDCMEDAALCAAIAQGRDILLKPTEQTKRKREEFFHREDISEFQPLMRAWDKAKSVNFNPDACAPYGIHARAAQEAMRSADQLLRLCRRAGDSPKLQITAETHDIALAKCVLAAFSDHLGVETSSGSRVYSLAAGYKGHLEKDAHLKPPPMLVAAEVAEIQGKALQVKLNLTTKVEEAWLDELFPGDISTGKRAVYDSVNKRVTNREEKRFRDLALHSRERGEPDAGLAASILADEIIAGRLEMPNWTERHDQWITRLNSLATWMPELEMPSIGDEEKRLLIEQMCLGATAARQLREITPDGALNAWLSHSQRELLDRYAPERVKLANGKMVRVEYRDKATPQISVILQQLYDTNENPRIAGGKVVVSVNILAPSQRPVQTTGDLANFWKTSYQAVKTQLKGRYPRHEWR, encoded by the coding sequence TTGAGCATTCACGTTTCCAACCTCCCGATTGAAGCCCTGCGCCAGCCGATTGTGCACTGGTTTGCCCAGGCTGGTGTGCGCAATGCCGTGGTGCGCTCGCCCACGGGTTCCGGCAAGTCCACCCAGGTGCCGCAGATGCTGCTGGACCATGGCATCGCGGGGGACAAGCGCATCGTGGTGCTCCAGCCCCGCCGCATTGCTGCCCGCATGCTGGCCGCCCGCGTGGCGAAGGAGCGCGGAGCCCAGCTCGGGGACGAAGTGGGCTATCAGGTGCGCTTTGAAAATGTCTCCAGCAGCAAGACGCGCATCCTCTTTGTCACGGAGGGGGTGATGCTGCGTTACATGCTCGACGATCCGGCGCTGAAGAACGTGGGCTGCATCGTCATCGACGAATTCCACGAGCGGCATCTGGATGGCGACCTGTGCCTCGCTTGGGCGCGTGCCGTGCAGGCGGAGCAGCGACCGGACCTGCGCATCATCGTGATGTCTGCCACCATCGCGCCGGACCCGCTGAAGGCCTTCCTCCAGCCGTGTGAAATCTTTGATTCCGCGGGGCGCAACTTCCCTGTGGAGGTTGGCTACCGAATACCGATGAGGGACAAGGCGGGCTATCCCGAAGCGGTGTGGGATCAAGCTGCGCTCGCGGCGGAGGAACTCATCGCGCGGCGTGGTCTGGATGGAGACCTTCTGGTCTTCATGCCGGGTGGCCATGAGATTCGCAAGACCATCGCTGCCATGAGCGGCCGTGGCTTCTCCCGTGGCTTCCGCATCCTGCCACTGCATGGTGAACTCACCCCTGCGCAGCAGGATGAAGTGCTGCAACCCGGCGGCTCACGCCGCATCATCGTAAGCACGAATGTGGCGGAGACCTCGCTCACCATCGAAGGCGTGCGTGCTGTGATCGATAGTGGCCTGGCACGCGTCGCAGCACATGACGTGCGGCGTGGCATCAATACGCTTACGGTACAAAAGATCAGCCGCGCGAGCGCAGATCAGCGTGCGGGTCGCGCGGGGCGTCTTGGCCCCGGTGTGTGCGTACGGTTGTGGCCAGAGCGCGAGCATTTGCATCGCGCCGAGAGCGAGTTGCCAGAGATTCGCCGATTGGATCTCAGCGAAGCGTTGCTGACCCTGGAAGTGGTCGCGGAGCGTGCGGGCATGACGTTTGATTGGTTTGAAGCACCTGCGCCCGAGGCGCAGCAACTTGCGCGCACCATGCTGGAGTCGCTCGGTGCGATGGATCGCGAGACAAAGTCCATCACCTCGCTGGGCAGGAAGATGTCTTCCTTCCCACTGCACCCGCGCTTCTCACGCATGCTGCTCACGGCAATGAATCTCGATTGCATGGAGGACGCCGCGTTGTGCGCGGCCATCGCGCAGGGGCGCGACATCCTGCTGAAACCCACCGAGCAGACGAAGCGCAAGCGTGAAGAATTCTTCCATCGCGAGGATATCAGCGAGTTTCAGCCACTCATGCGCGCGTGGGACAAGGCGAAGTCCGTGAACTTCAATCCGGATGCGTGTGCGCCGTATGGCATCCATGCTCGTGCGGCGCAGGAGGCCATGCGTAGTGCGGATCAATTGCTGCGACTGTGCCGCAGGGCAGGGGATTCACCCAAGCTGCAAATCACTGCGGAGACACACGACATTGCGCTGGCGAAGTGTGTGCTCGCGGCGTTCTCAGACCACCTCGGTGTGGAGACCTCCAGTGGCTCGCGTGTGTATTCACTGGCTGCGGGCTACAAGGGGCATCTGGAAAAGGATGCCCATCTCAAGCCGCCACCCATGCTCGTAGCTGCCGAAGTGGCGGAGATTCAGGGCAAGGCGCTTCAGGTGAAGCTGAACCTCACGACCAAGGTCGAAGAGGCCTGGCTGGATGAGCTTTTCCCCGGGGACATCTCCACCGGCAAACGTGCGGTGTACGACAGCGTGAACAAGCGCGTGACGAATCGCGAAGAGAAGCGCTTCCGCGATCTTGCGCTGCACTCGCGCGAGCGTGGGGAACCCGATGCCGGTCTCGCAGCGTCCATCCTTGCGGATGAGATTATCGCGGGCCGCCTGGAGATGCCGAATTGGACCGAGCGCCATGACCAGTGGATCACCCGGTTGAATAGTCTCGCAACGTGGATGCCGGAACTGGAGATGCCTTCGATTGGAGATGAGGAAAAACGCCTTCTCATCGAGCAGATGTGCCTCGGTGCTACAGCAGCACGGCAGCTTCGCGAAATCACTCCAGACGGCGCACTCAATGCCTGGCTGTCACATTCCCAACGGGAGCTTCTGGACCGCTACGCGCCCGAGCGGGTGAAGCTCGCAAACGGCAAGATGGTGAGGGTGGAGTACCGAGACAAGGCGACACCGCAGATCAGCGTGATCCTGCAGCAGCTCTATGACACGAATGAGAATCCACGCATCGCCGGAGGCAAGGTGGTGGTCTCCGTGAACATCCTCGCCCCCAGCCAGCGGCCCGTACAGACCACCGGTGATTTGGCGAACTTCTGGAAGACCAGCTACCAGGCCGTGAAGACGCAGTTGAAGGGACGATACCCCCGGCACGAGTGGAGGTGA
- the araD gene encoding L-arabinonate dehydratase: MPTRLAPEELRSHRWFGPNDLRSFGHRSRARQLGLGPEDWQGKPVIAILNTWSDINPCHLHFKVLAENVKKGVLQAGGMPLEIPVMSLSENFMKPTTMLYRNFLAMEAEEMLRCHPVDGAVLLGACDKTTPALIMGAVSAGLPFIFVPGGPMLRGQWRDQTLGSGTDAWKYWAELRAGNITQEDWCDIEDGIARSHGHCMTMGTASTMTAITETLGLTLPGASSIPASDARHWRMAASSGRQIVENVWNNLNPSQFLNKAAFENAIVADMAVGGSTNAIVHLIAMAGRAGIKLPLEDFDTISRKTPRLADLRPAGRFLMEDFYFAGGLPALLKQVEDILAGDCMTVNGHTLSENIADAKIWNTEVIRTRDNPLSTEGGTAVLRGNICPNGAVVKHSAMEQKYWTHRGPAVVFKDYEDLAARLDDPNVPITGDSVMVLQSAGPLGAPGMPEWGMLPLPKRLLEAGVRDLLRLSDARMSGTSYGACVLHIAPESAVGGPFALVQDGDIIALDVPNRTLTLEVSNEELAKRKAAWKPAARKVDRGYLHLFLNEVTQADEGCDFRFLHYTGTPTPEPRIH; encoded by the coding sequence ATGCCCACCCGCCTCGCTCCCGAAGAACTCCGTTCCCACCGCTGGTTTGGTCCGAATGACCTCCGCTCCTTTGGCCATCGCTCGCGGGCAAGGCAGCTTGGTCTGGGCCCGGAAGACTGGCAGGGCAAGCCGGTCATCGCGATTCTGAACACCTGGTCGGACATCAATCCCTGTCACCTGCACTTCAAGGTGCTCGCGGAGAACGTGAAGAAAGGCGTCCTGCAGGCCGGAGGCATGCCACTGGAGATTCCGGTGATGTCGCTGAGTGAGAACTTCATGAAGCCCACCACCATGCTCTATCGCAATTTCCTCGCGATGGAAGCGGAGGAGATGCTGCGCTGCCACCCGGTGGATGGCGCCGTGCTGCTGGGCGCGTGCGACAAGACAACCCCCGCCCTCATCATGGGCGCGGTGAGTGCGGGCCTTCCCTTCATCTTTGTCCCCGGTGGTCCCATGCTGCGCGGTCAGTGGCGCGACCAGACGCTGGGCAGCGGCACGGATGCCTGGAAATACTGGGCCGAGCTGCGCGCAGGGAACATCACTCAGGAAGACTGGTGCGACATCGAGGACGGGATCGCGCGCTCGCACGGTCACTGCATGACCATGGGCACGGCCTCCACGATGACAGCGATCACGGAAACACTCGGCCTCACGCTTCCGGGTGCTTCCAGCATTCCCGCGAGCGACGCGCGTCACTGGCGCATGGCCGCGTCCTCCGGCCGTCAGATTGTGGAGAACGTGTGGAACAACCTGAACCCCTCCCAGTTCCTGAACAAGGCCGCGTTTGAAAACGCCATCGTGGCAGACATGGCCGTGGGTGGCAGCACCAATGCGATCGTGCACCTCATCGCCATGGCAGGCCGCGCGGGCATCAAGCTGCCGCTGGAAGACTTCGACACCATTTCGCGCAAGACGCCGCGCCTCGCCGACCTGCGCCCCGCCGGCCGCTTCCTCATGGAGGATTTCTATTTCGCCGGTGGCCTGCCCGCGCTGCTGAAGCAAGTGGAGGACATCCTCGCAGGTGACTGCATGACGGTGAATGGACACACGCTGTCTGAGAACATCGCCGATGCGAAAATCTGGAACACCGAGGTCATTCGCACGCGCGACAATCCCCTCTCCACCGAAGGCGGCACCGCCGTGCTGCGTGGCAACATCTGCCCGAACGGCGCCGTGGTGAAACACAGCGCGATGGAGCAAAAATACTGGACGCATCGCGGACCGGCTGTCGTTTTCAAGGACTACGAAGATCTCGCCGCACGTCTCGATGACCCCAATGTACCCATCACCGGCGATTCTGTGATGGTGCTGCAAAGCGCCGGCCCTCTCGGAGCTCCGGGCATGCCGGAGTGGGGCATGCTCCCCCTGCCCAAGCGTCTCCTTGAAGCGGGTGTCCGCGACCTTCTGCGTCTCAGCGATGCCCGCATGAGCGGCACCAGCTATGGCGCCTGCGTGCTGCACATCGCTCCCGAGAGCGCCGTGGGCGGCCCCTTCGCCCTCGTCCAGGATGGAGACATCATCGCACTGGATGTGCCCAACCGCACGCTCACCCTGGAAGTCTCCAACGAAGAACTCGCCAAGCGCAAGGCCGCCTGGAAGCCTGCTGCGCGCAAGGTGGACCGCGGCTACCTGCACCTCTTCCTCAATGAGGTGACCCAGGCCGATGAGGGCTGTGACTTCCGATTCCTCCACTACACCGGCACGCCCACGCCGGAGCCGAGAATCCACTAG
- a CDS encoding type II toxin-antitoxin system ParD family antitoxin, with amino-acid sequence MSTVAIHLDPSLQRFVDASVSSGSFHSASEVVAVALRNLQADQETRASRLAALRQDVNLGLEQAARGEFVEYDAESIIAGNAAR; translated from the coding sequence ATGAGCACGGTCGCCATTCATCTCGATCCTTCTCTCCAGCGGTTTGTGGACGCATCCGTCAGTTCAGGGTCGTTCCATAGTGCGAGCGAGGTAGTGGCTGTCGCTCTGCGAAACCTTCAGGCAGACCAAGAAACACGTGCCAGTCGCCTCGCCGCTCTGAGACAGGACGTAAACCTGGGGCTGGAACAAGCAGCCCGAGGTGAGTTTGTCGAGTACGATGCCGAGAGCATCATTGCCGGAAATGCTGCCCGCTAA
- a CDS encoding type II toxin-antitoxin system RelE/ParE family toxin has protein sequence MPRILRTQASKQDYNDIYSYIAADSPKHAANLLRKLDARLQVLSENNLMGRRRPELAEDLRSYPEGNYVIFYQPFEDGIILIRVLHSARDITADYFNESDTP, from the coding sequence ATGCCCCGAATCCTTCGCACGCAGGCTTCCAAGCAGGACTACAACGACATCTATTCATATATTGCTGCGGATAGTCCCAAGCATGCAGCAAATCTGCTGCGCAAGCTGGATGCCCGGTTGCAAGTTTTATCAGAAAATAACCTGATGGGGCGCCGTCGTCCTGAACTTGCGGAAGACCTGCGCAGCTATCCTGAAGGGAACTATGTCATCTTTTACCAGCCCTTCGAAGATGGCATCATACTGATTAGGGTGCTTCATTCTGCGCGTGACATCACCGCAGACTACTTTAATGAATCGGATACTCCGTAA
- a CDS encoding dihydrodipicolinate synthase family protein, producing the protein MQTTFSPADLRRSVIAVPPLCRDANFKSSAAENAKLIKHIEAGGVNILLYGGNANFYNISLSEYGSVLAQLEEVAAKDTLIIPAIGPFFGTAMDQVEILKGTRYPTAMLLPTLAVSKPEGVREAVLRIVEKLGRPIVLYVKDEGYVNLEVVKSLVAAGAVSWIKYAVVRQDPAVDPLLEAISNEVPRELLVSGIGEQPAIIHWKKFGVQAFTAGCVCVAPNRSQELLLALQAGEFDKAESLRERFLPLEDLRNAYSPIQVLHHAVKLAGIAETGPQLPLLSELDADKQAAIARAAQDALAWSRA; encoded by the coding sequence ATGCAAACCACCTTCTCTCCCGCCGACCTCCGCCGCTCCGTCATCGCCGTGCCCCCGCTCTGCCGTGATGCGAACTTCAAGTCGAGCGCCGCTGAAAACGCGAAGCTTATCAAGCACATCGAAGCCGGTGGCGTGAACATCCTGCTCTACGGCGGCAATGCGAACTTCTACAACATCAGCCTCTCCGAGTACGGCAGCGTGCTGGCCCAGCTTGAAGAGGTAGCGGCGAAGGACACGCTGATCATCCCGGCCATCGGCCCCTTCTTCGGCACGGCGATGGATCAGGTGGAGATCCTCAAGGGGACCAGGTATCCCACCGCCATGCTGCTCCCCACCCTGGCAGTCTCCAAGCCGGAAGGCGTGCGTGAGGCGGTGCTGCGGATTGTCGAAAAACTCGGCCGGCCCATCGTGCTGTACGTGAAGGACGAAGGCTATGTAAACCTGGAAGTCGTGAAGAGCCTCGTGGCCGCAGGTGCCGTCTCCTGGATCAAGTACGCCGTGGTGCGCCAGGATCCCGCCGTGGACCCGCTGCTCGAAGCCATCTCGAATGAGGTGCCTCGCGAACTGCTCGTGAGCGGCATCGGTGAGCAACCTGCCATCATTCACTGGAAGAAGTTTGGCGTGCAGGCCTTCACCGCCGGTTGCGTGTGCGTGGCCCCGAATCGCTCCCAGGAACTGCTGCTCGCCCTGCAGGCAGGTGAGTTCGACAAGGCCGAGTCCCTTCGTGAACGCTTCCTTCCGCTCGAAGATCTGCGCAATGCCTACAGCCCCATCCAGGTGCTGCACCACGCGGTGAAGCTCGCCGGCATCGCTGAGACCGGCCCGCAGCTTCCGCTGCTCAGCGAGCTGGATGCGGACAAGCAGGCCGCCATTGCCCGCGCCGCGCAGGACGCGCTGGCATGGAGCCGTGCGTAG
- a CDS encoding YebC/PmpR family DNA-binding transcriptional regulator, producing the protein MAGHNKWSKVKHIKAVVDAKRGKVFSKLAKEITLAAKHGGGSPDTNARLRTAILNAKAQNVPNDNIERAIKKGTGELQGAALEEVVYEGIGQGGVALLIEVVTDNRNRSVSDLRTIFSKLGGTFADAGSVSYLFSRLGEIRLDKPSLEEDTVMEIALEAGADDIIGEEEEWVVYTPVDKLFAVGGAFQAKNITPKSQQLIYQPSTTVTLDDESTARSFLKLYDALDDYDDTQNVHANFELADEVVARLS; encoded by the coding sequence ATGGCAGGCCACAACAAATGGTCGAAGGTCAAGCACATCAAGGCCGTAGTCGATGCCAAGCGCGGCAAGGTATTCAGCAAACTCGCCAAGGAGATTACGCTGGCGGCGAAGCATGGGGGCGGAAGTCCAGATACCAATGCCCGGCTGCGCACTGCCATCTTGAACGCCAAGGCCCAGAACGTGCCTAATGACAACATTGAGCGTGCTATCAAGAAGGGTACCGGCGAGCTGCAGGGCGCAGCGCTGGAGGAAGTGGTCTATGAAGGCATTGGCCAGGGTGGCGTGGCTCTGCTCATCGAAGTGGTCACTGACAATCGCAATCGCAGCGTGAGCGACCTGCGCACCATTTTCAGCAAGCTGGGCGGCACCTTCGCGGATGCCGGCAGCGTTTCGTATCTTTTTTCCCGTCTCGGAGAGATCCGCCTGGACAAGCCCTCGCTCGAAGAAGACACCGTGATGGAGATCGCCCTCGAAGCAGGCGCGGATGACATCATCGGCGAGGAGGAAGAATGGGTGGTATACACCCCGGTGGATAAACTTTTCGCTGTGGGCGGCGCCTTCCAGGCGAAGAACATCACGCCAAAATCACAACAACTCATCTACCAGCCATCCACCACTGTGACCCTGGACGATGAATCCACGGCACGTTCTTTTCTCAAGCTGTACGACGCTTTGGACGACTACGACGACACGCAGAACGTGCACGCCAACTTCGAACTGGCTGATGAAGTGGTGGCCAGGCTCTCCTGA